From Paralcaligenes sp. KSB-10:
GGGAACAGCGCCGATGCGAACCCTTCCCCGGCATTGCCCGCCTCCCTGATCGATGGCCTCCAGACCGTCAAGATAAAAGGCGAGCCGCACCGGGTCCTGGTCAAAACCCTGGCTACCGGGGAGCGTATCGCCGTGGCCCAGGAAACCGGCATCCGCGACGAAATCGCCCGGGACAGTGCATTGCGCACACTGATGCCCCTTCTGATTCTGATGCCCCTCCTGCTCTTGGTGGTTGCCGCCCTCGTACGCTCGATGTTCCGGCCTATCGCGGCATTATCCGTCGAAATAGAACAACGCAGCGAGCAGGAGCTGCACCCCCTCGCGCCAGACAAGCTGCCTACGGAAATTCGGCCTTTCGTCGTTGCCATCAATCAATTGCTGCATCGTGTTTCGCAGTCCATGGAGGCCCAGCGCCGCTTCGTGGCCGACGCGGCCCACGAGCTGCGCTCGCCGCTGACCGCACTGTCTCTACAGGCGGAGCGGCTCGCCGACGCCGAGATGCCGGACGCCGCCCGGGAGCGAGTCGCTACCCTGCGCCGGGGCATTGAACGAGGAAGGAACCTGCTCGATCAATTGCTGACCCTGGCCCGAGTGCAATCCGAGCCGGTAAAGCCTGTCGCGGCGGTTCCTGTGGAACGCATTTACCGGCGCGTACTGGAAGACTTGATGCCTCTGGCGACAGCCAAGAACATCGATATCGGCGTTGAAGGTACCGCCGAGGCGGAAATCCTGGCCAACGAAATCGACTTGATCACCATAGTCAGAAATCTGGTGGATAACGCCATTCGCTATACGCCCGACGGCGGACGGATCGATCTGTCCGAGTACGTCAGCGAAGGCAAGGTGGTCTTGCAAGTCCGCGACTCGGGGCCGGGCATTTCTCCCGAAGAACGCAGCCGGATTTTCGACCCTTTTTATCGCATAGCGGGCAATGGAGCCATAGGATCGGGGTTAGGCTTGTCGATTGTCCAGACGATTGCCGGTCGAATCGGAGCGCAAGTGCATATCGGCTACTCAGACGAAGCGGCACAAACAGGCACATGTGTAACGGTAACTATCCAGAGTTTCGCTTAGAATTGCCTAACTGTGGCGCTATCCGGGGTATGGCGCGGTGTGCTGCGCCAGCAACCGCTTTCGCCCTCCACCCCTATTCATTGGATTCCGGATGGAAAACTCCAACCTCTACTTCCGCTCATTCCTGATACTGCTGCTTGCCGTGACCGTGGCATTCGTCTGGGTCTTGCTGCCTTATTACGGCGCCATTTTCTGGGGCGTAATCCTGGCCATCGTCTTCACGCCGCTGCACCGGCGGCTGCTTGCCAGAATGCACAAGCGCCCCAGCCTCGCCGCCCTGACGACCGTGCTTATCATTATCCTGATCGTGATCATTCCAATGATCCTCATTACCGGGGTCCTGCTCAAGGAAGGGGCGATCATCTACAAACAGATCAGTTCCGGAGACCTGAATCTGGGCAATTACTTCGAACAGATCGTCAATGTCCTGCCCGCATCGGTGCACGATACCCTAACCCGCCTCGGCATCAGCGACATCTTCAGCCTGCAGGAAAAACTCTCCGCCGCAGCCTTGCAAGGCAGCAAATTCCTGGCCACACAGGCAGTCAGCGTAGGGCAACACACATTCGAGTTCCTGATCGGCATGGGCGTCATGCTGTACCTGCTGTTCTTCCTGCTGCGCGACGGCGCTCAACTGGCCCGGCAAAGCAAACTGCTGATCCCCCTTAGCGACGATCACCAGCGGCATCTATACCGCAAGTTCGCCACTGTCGTGCGCGCCACCGTCAAGGGCAATATTGTCGTGGCCGCCACGCAAGGTGCGCTGGGCGGCCTTATTTTCTGGTTCCTGGGCATTCAAGGCGCCCTGTTGTGGGGGGTGCTGATGGCTTTCCTCTCGCTGCTGCCCGCGATCGGGGCCGCCCTGGTCTGGGCGCCCGTGGCGATTTACTTCCTGGTTACCGGGGCCATCTGGCAAGGTGTGGTCCTGACGCTTTTCTGCGTGCTGGTCATAGGCCTGGTCGATAATATTCTGCGCCCTCAACTGGTAGGCAAAGACACCAAGATGCCCGACTATGTCATCCTGATCTCAACGCTGGGCGGCATCACTGTATTCGGACTGAATGGCTTTGTGATCGGGCCATTATGCGCAGCACTGTTCATCGCCTGCTGGGATCTCTTTCCCGCGGCCATCGCATTGAACAGGGAAGAATAAGGAATGGAAACGAAGCCTGCAAACTCGGCGCAAATGCCCGACCAGGCATGCGACGCGCATATTCATATCTACGACAAGCGTTTTCCGAAGCGGGCCGCGGGCCTTGAGCCGCCACGATTTTTGGGCGTACCCGAATATAAATTACTGCAGCACAAGCTGGGCCTGAAAAGAGTCGTTGTGGTGGCACCCGGAATCTACGGAACAGACAACCGGGCGACTTTGCACGCCATCGCCGAACTTGGCGAAAAAGACGCTCGCGGCATCGCCGTAGTGCATCCGGATGTGGCCGATTCCGAGCTTGATACCCTGCACGCGGGTGGGATACGCGGCATACGATTCACACTATTCAATCCTGCCACCGCGGTAACTACATTCGATATGATCGAACCGCTTGCCCGCCGGGTGCAGCGTCTGGGCTGGCATCTCCAATTGCATCTGCTTCCCGGCCAAATCGTTGAACACGCCGCCATGCTCAAGCGCCTTCCCGGGACTCTGGTTTTCGATCATATGCTGCGCCTGCATGGAGAAGCTGGGTCCACGCACGAAGCATTGGATGTCGTCGCCGGGCTGGTCGCACGCGGCAACACCTGGATCAAGTTGTCCGGCGCTTATCTGAATTCCGGCAAAGACGGCTATTCGGACACTGTCGCCACTGCGCAGGCTCTTATCCGCTTGTCGCCCCAGCGCATGGTGTGGGGTTCGGACTGGCCGCATCCGACCGAAAAAGGGAATGGGCCCGACGATATCGCATTGCTCAATCTTCTGACGCAATGGGCTCCCGATGAGACTGTACGAAATCGAATCCTGGTCGAAAATCCAGCGGAACTCTACGGGTTCTGAATGCAATGCTCGGCACCAATACTACGCTGAATTAGAGCTTTCTTGGTTCACGTGTTTATGGCACTGGGTGCGTTTCAGTGACTTTCGTGTTGAGCTGTTTTTAGGCTTGATCTGTGGCTTTTGGACTGTGCGTTGTTGTGTTGGCGGCGGTTAATTCTATAAAGACGCCGCAGGGTGGGCGGTGCTGTGCAGTCCGGCACGTCCAGCGGTCGAGGCGCTTGCGCGCCCCGACTGCCCGGGTCTGCCTCGTCCAGGCGGGCGTCGGGCCAACTCGCAGTGCCTCGCCCGCGAGGCACTGCTCAGACAGGGCCCGCCGAAAGCCCCCGCCTTCCCTTCGTCAGCACCCGGCGCTGGACTACCGCCGGACTACACAGCACCGCCCACCCTGCGGCTCGCGTTGAGGAAATGCATAGAGGGATACGTTGGAGCGGCGGGCGCTTAGTACATCGAGTCGTCAATCGAGGTATACGCGGCCACTTGATGGAGATGGGCACGTTCACTATCCTTTAGGTGCAACCCCATGAACTATGGATGCGAGCGGGTTCATTCCACGCATGCCATGACGCGAGCCGTCTATCGGGGCTTGGGGCCAGGACCGGCGTAAGGCGTGCGCCGGATTTAGCGCGGCAAGGCGGGGGAAGTCGTCGGGCGCTGTCTGAGTATCGACCCGCGCCGCGGGGCGATGCGAGTTCGCCCGACGCCCGCCTTGCCGCGCTAAATCCGGATCAAGCACGCCGTGCCGGACCTGGCCCCAAGCCCCGATAGACGGCGTCTTTAAATACCAAACCGCAAATACCAAAGCTATCCAAACATCGAATCCCGTAAACAACCCGAACAAAAAATGCTCTAAACAGCGGAAAACAGAATGACAATATTCACAGCGATGCCAACGCCCCAGACCAGGGACCGCAAGGCGCCATAGCCACCGATATATAAACCCAGATACACGAGCCGCACAATCACCCAGGCCAGCATCAGTTTGCCCAGATAGACCGGATCGACATTGGCATGCAGGGCGAATAACACCGCCGCATAAAAGAACGGCAGCCCTTCGAACAGGTTGATCTGCGCGGCATTGGCCCGCGCTCGCCATCCTTGCTGCCTTTCCAGCCACGGGCGCGGATTGTTGTTGTCATAGCCCTTCCCCCCTCCCTTGGATATCATCGCGGCGACCACCGGCAACAATGCCGCCGCCAACATCAACCACGCAATCATTTTCATACTGTGTCCTATGTGCTTGCTCTGTAAAATAGCGAAAAGTATTCACGACTCAATACTGCAACTGAATTCCGACACTCGCCCCTTCGGCTGGAACCGTAAAACGGGCCTCATCAAAATTGGCCGCACGCATCTTTGGTCTGGGGTTGTTTGAAAAGCCGTAGCCTTTTTTCGGCACGCCAAAAAAATTGGTTTCAAGCTTGCCGCTATTGTTGTCATCGTGGAAGGCGGCAATAGCGTACGTGCCCGGGGCAATGTCCGAAAAAACAGTTTTCGCCGAATGCGATGCGCCATCTATAGGCAGCATCGCCCGCCGTATCGCCTTGGAATCGTCTTTCGGAAAACCCTCGGCACTTGCAAATACGGCAACCGCCACCTTCCCTTGTACATTATGCAGGCCTGAAACTTCGACTGTCAGCTTAGCCGCCAGGACAATGGATGGCCAGCAAAGCGCAAACAGCAGAATCGGCAAACGCACACGAGATGCCGTGCGGCCGAACGACCAAAACACTGAATTCCTGCGCATGAGATTCTCCTTGGTTTCAAACTGGGCGCCGATGCCACCAGCCATGAAAACTGAGCGGGGTGGAATGATTCAGCAACACCCTGGCCACCGGCCCGTCGGCGAGGCGTTCGGCACGAAAAATACCTAAAAAGGAATGCCCGGATTTACCGTCCAGGCCCAAGGAAAGCAGCCAGCCCGGTTCGTCGGCCGCCACGCCATCGGGCACGAATATCGGTTCGCCCAGATGATAATCGCCGCCCAGGTGGACGGCATCGCGCTTGCCGGTGTCCAGGTCCAGCCTGGCCAGGCCGTTATGGAAAGCCGTGCTGTGCGATGCCGTGGAGAAATATCCGTAGCGGCTGCGGTAACAGGCTAGCCGAGGATTGACAATGGGAAACTCATGGTTTTCCTGGCTCAGCACGTCTTCGGTAATCTGTTTTTGCTCGAGATTGATCAAATAGCGCCGTACCGTGCCGGAATAATTCTGCTCGCCCTGCCTTTTTTGCATGATCGCCTTGAACGCGGCATTGGAGCCGAGAAAATGATCGGGCTCGTCGTAGCCTACAAAATCGGCGATGATGGAATCCTTCATTTCAAAGGCATTCACACTGTGCCACATGAAACATGCCGAGGTTTCCAGTACGATTGGGGCCTTGATACCCTCGCGGTCTATCACCAGGAGCAAATTCCCGAGTTCGGGCTTCCACTGCAGACTGTCCGTAAAGCTGGCCCAGCCGCTCAAGAACTTTGCAAGAGAAAGCTTGACCGGATGCAGCAGCACCAGCGCATAGTGTTCCGTGGCAAACCAGTCGTGAATATAAAAGGATCGCGGCGCCGCAATACGCTGATGGCGCAGCAAAGCACCATCCACGGAATGCTCGGCAAGGTGCAGATGCATGCGCGGCCCGTTTTCAATACCCAGCAACAGCCAGGCACCGGTTTTGGGATCGGTTTTGGTATGGGCCTTGTAGTCGATATGCGTACCGGGCGGGCCAAGCTGCTGTTCGCCCAGCGTATCCAGCGTTTGCAGATCCAGGCCATAAGGCAGCCCGACCTCGTCAAAGGCATACAGGCAGCCATGCTTGACCACTGCCGTGACTCCGGCCTGCGACTTGATGCGATTGCCCATGTTTTTCAGGACACCGCCCGGCGCCCTCGTCGTCCAGGTAGGCAGGCTCAGGTGTCCGGCCTGTTCCTCGGCAAGATATTTCTCGGTGCGCACGAAACGATTGCGGTACCTTACCCTGCCGTCTTGAAAGTCGAAAGCCTGGATCATTCCATCGCCGTCCAGCAAATGCTGCTTGCGCACGCCGCCCAGATCGAAACGGCCGGGGCCATTGCGGTAAAGAGTACCTTGCAAGGCCGCCGGCAACTGCCCTTCGACTTGCGCGTAGTAATCGTGCTCCACCGTCATGGAGCTTGCCAGCCCGGACAGCCACGCCGGGCTGGTATCGGTGTTTTCACTGTGCGTCATGAGGTTTCTCCCCGTCATCAAACAGCTACGAAAACGCCTCATATTAAGCCGGATTCCCGCCAAATGCGGATCCAAACGTGTCAACGAATCGAGCACCGTTCGAGAGCGCTTCGGCTGCCGGGCGCAAACATGGCAGTAGCCATAAATCGCCGGCTCCTCTATCATAGCCACGGGAACGGGAATTCACTATCCCTTTATAAAAATCTACAGGAGAAGACTTATGCTACGACCATCACGTCTGGCGGCCGCGTGCGCTGCCGCCTTTGCCGTTGTAACCGGAACCGCCCTGGCCCAGGTGCCGGCAGGCTATCCGGCCGATTATCAGAAGCTCATCGATGGCGCCAACAAGGAAGGCAAGGTAGTCGTGTATTCCACCACCGACACCAAAGCGGCCAACCCCGTCGTGAAAGACTTTGAAAAGCTCTATCCAGGCGTCAAAGTCGAATACAACGACATGAACAGCACCGAAATCTACAACCGCTACATCAGCGAACAGGCAGCGGGCGGCGCCAGCGGCGACATCGTCTGGAGCTCGTCCATGGATTCCGCCCTGAAACTGGCTGTCGACTACGCCCTGGCGTACAAATCCCAGGAAATAGCCAAGGTGCCCTCCTGGTCGGTCTGGAAAGACAAGGCCTACGGCACCACCTATGAACCTGCGGTATTCATCTACAACAAGCGCCTGATCAAAAAAGAAGAAGTTCCCACCACGCACGCCGCGCTGGCCAAACTGGTCAGCAGCCAGGTCGACCGCTTCAAGAACAAAGTCACCACCTACGACATCGAGAAATCCGCGGTGGGATTCATGTTCGCCGTACAAGACAACCTCGATAATCCGAAATACTTCGATTTCGTCCGCGACGTGGGCAAAGCGGGCCTGGTGGTACAGTCGTCCACCGGCACCATGATGGAACGGGTCTCTTCGGGTGAAAACCTGATCGGCTACAACATCCTTGGTTCCTATGCCGAAACACGCGCCAAAAAAGATCCGTCGATCGGCGTAGCCTATCCTACCGACTACACCTTGGTACTGTCGCGCGTTGCCTTTATCAGCAAGAAGGCCAAGCACAAGAACGCCGCCAAGCTATGGCTCGACTACCTGCTGTCCAAGCGCGGCCAGGATGTATTGGCCAACAAGGCAGACCTGGCGTCGGTGCGCGATGACATCGATGGCGACAACGATGTCGACGGCATGACCAAGAAACTGGGCAAATCCCTCAAGCCCATTCCGGTCAACGAATCCCTGCTCGACTATTTGCAACAAGACAAGCGCCTTGCGTTCATCAAGCAATGGCGCACCGCCGCGGGCAAGTAAGCTAACCGGGGGCGGCCCTTGTGGCCGCCCTTTGTGCCTCGAACAAAAGGTGGCATGTGCAGGGGCGCCCACATGGGTACCCCTGCGGGATCGAAAAACACGGGGGCTCCCATGCATTCCTTGCGCACAAAATGGCAATCGCTGCCACGCGGCGTAGTCGTAGTTATTACCGCACTGGCAATTTATGTACCGCTGTCGCTGATTATTTATCAGAGCTTCCTGTCGGCGCCCTTTTTTATGCCGTCCAAGCATGTGGGGCTTGAGGCTTTTCGTTTCATTTTCGCCGATCCCGACTTTCTGAAGGCGCTTACAAGCGGCTTCATTCTGGCGTTCGGGCTTTTCATCATTGCCGTGCCGCTGGGAGGAATGCTGGCCTTCCTCATGATCCGCACCGATCTCTCGGGGCGCCGCTGGATCGAGCCGCTGATACTCGTGCCGGTATTCGTATCGCCCATGGTCCTGGGATTCGGCTACGTGGTGGCCGCCGGCCCTGTCGGCTTCTTCTCGCTGTGGGCAAAAGACCTCTTTGGCTTCGTCCCCTGGAACATCTATTCCCTTGGCACCATTGTCATCATTGCCGGGCTGACTCACGTCCCCTACGCCTACCTCTATATCTCTTCGGCACTGCGCAGCATGGGCTCCGACGTTGAAGAAGCCGCGCGGATTGCCGGCGCCAGGCCCCTGCAAGTCATGATGTCGGTCAGCCTGCCCATGGTGCGCCCCGCCATGCTGTACGCATCGGTGCTGCTGTTCTTCCTGGGCCTGGAAGTATTCGGCCTGATGCTGGTGCTGGGCGACCCCGAAGGCCATCTGGTGATGTCCACCTATCTGTACAAACTCACCAACAAGCTGGGCACCCCTTCCTACCACCTGATGGCGGCGGTTGCCGTAGTTCTTATTGCCTTCACGATTCCGCTGGTGATGCTGCAGCGCCGGCTCATGCGTTCCGCCAACCGCTACGTGACACTCAAGGGCAAGGCTTCGCGCGCGCGGCCCTTGCCCCTGGGGAGATGGCGCTGGCTGGCGGGCGCGGTCGTTGTTTTCTGGTTGCTGCTCGCCGTAGTGGTACCGCTGGCCGGCGTTTTCCTGCGCTCGTTCGTCTCCAACTGGGGAATGGGCGTCTCGCTATTCGACGTACTGTCGGTAGAGGCATTTCGCACCATACTCTCGCAACCCACCCTGATGCGCGCCATTGTCAACTCGATTGCCATAGGCGTGGTGGGCGGTGCCCTGGCTGTGGCCTGCTATACAGCCATCGGCCTGGCCATGCATCGCAAGCCCGATGGCATCACCCGTTTCATGGACTACAGCGTGCTGGTGCCGCGCGCCGTGCCCGGCCTGCTGGCCGGCCTGGCCTTCTTATGGGTCTTCCTGTTCGTGCCCATGCTGCTGGACAACTCGCTGGATGACGGCTGGCTCTCGGTACTGCCCATGGCCCAATGGCTGCGCGACAACGTCATCGAAAGCCTGCGCGGCCTGCGCTCCACCATCTTCAGCGTCTGGCTCGCCTATTCGGTGGTGTGGATGGCCTATGGCCTGCGGCTGATTTCATCCACTCTATTGCAAGTGGCGCCCGAACTCGAAGAAGCCGCCCGCAGCACGGGGGCAACACGCGCGCAAATCACGCGCCATGTCACCATTCCGCTGGCGCGCTACGGCCTGATCGGTTCGTGGCTGCTGATGTTCCTGATTTTCGAGCGCGAATACTCTACCGGCGTATACCTGCTGTCGCCCGGCACCGAAACCATAGGCTCCATGCTGGTTTCCCTATGGGCCTCGGGTGCCATCGACATCGTGGCCGCCTTGTCTTTTATCAATATTGTCCTGGTGGTGGCCGGCCTGGGCGTGGCCTTGCGATTCGGAGTAAAGCTTCATGATTGAACTCACGGTTGAAAACCTGCATCTCGACTACGGCACCAATCCGGTGCTCAAGGGTGTATCCATGGAATTGCGGCGCGGCGAAGTCGTTTCGCTGCTCGGCCCTTCGGGCAGCGGCAAAACAACATTGCTGCGAGCCGTCGCCGGCCTGGAAGCCGCCAAGCAAGGACGCATCACCATCAATGAACGCGTCATGTTCGATAGCGTCGCAGGCACAGAGGTCGCCGCCGAATTCCGTGATCTCGGACTGGTATTCCAGTCCTACGCCCTATGGCCTCATAAAACCGTATTTGAAAACGTGGCTTACCCGCTGAAGCTGCGCAAGGTTGCAGGCGCCGAATTACGCGAACGAGTGCAAACCGTGCTGGACCAACTGGGCCTGGGCCATTTAGGCCAGCGCCATCCGCACGAACTGTCGGGCGGCCAACAACAGCGGGTGGCAATCGGCCGGGCCCTGGTCTATAACCCCCCGGTACTGCTGCTCGACGAGCCGCTATCGAATCTGGATGCCAAACTGCGCGAAGAAGCCCGTGCCTTCCTGCGCGAACTCATCATGCGGCTGGGCCTCTCCGCCTTGATGGTTACTCACGACCAGAGCGAGGCAATGGCGATATCCGACCGCATATTGCTGCTGAACAACGGAAAAATCGAACAGCAAGGCACGCCCCAGGAAATGTACGGCGCCCCCACTACCTTGTTTTGTGCCGAATTCATGGGCAGCAACAACCGCTTGCAGGGCCGCGTCAGCCAGATACAAGATGGCCGAGCCCGCATCGAAGGCCCGGGCTGGTCCTTGTGGGGCAAGGCGGGGCAAGGCCTCGAAAGCGGCAACGATGCCGTGGCAGTAATCCGCGTCGAACAAGTGCAACTGTCCGAAAACGCTGTCGACAACAGCCTGGCAATGCCCTTGCTAACCAATATGTACCTCGGGGATCGATGGGAATATCTGTTCCGGGCAGCGAACGACAATCCGGCCCAGGCCCTGGCTCTGCGGGCCTACGGCGCGGCCAGCCGCACTCCTGGCGACTACCATCTGGTACTGCCTGAAGGTCAGGTTTGGGTGTTCCCTTCCAAAACCTGATCGCCATGCGGGACCATTGCGACGATCAAGCACCTGGAAGCAGGCGCTGGGGTTTGTACAACACACCCCTGCGCCTGTTTCTGTCATGGCGATTTAGGGTAAACCACAAGAGCAAACTAGTTGAGGTCTATAGTTAAATGGCCAGAAGTGGTCAGACCACATGTGAAAACCCAGACGCGGAATGCGCACATCTACCTTTTAGGGGACATTATGGATATTCTAAAAACTGGAAGCCTGTTAACACGCCTTGCCGCGTGTGCTCTGATGAGCGGCTTGATGGCCCTGAGCAGCCCGGCCCTGGCCAACAAAAAAGACGACACCGTGCGCTTTGCCTACGACCAGGCGCCGGAAAGCGTGGACCCCTATTTCAATAATGTGCGCATCGGCGTCATCATCGGCGCCAACGTCTGGGATACGCTGATCTATCGCGACCCGGAAACCAACGAATACAAGGGCCTGCTCGCGAAAAGCTGGAAGCAGGTCGATGACCACACCATCGATTTCGAACTGCGCCAGGGCATCAAGTTCCATAACGGTGAAGACTTCGACGCAGACTCCGTCGTGTATACGCTGAACTTCATTGCCGATCCCAACAACAAGGTAACCACCCAGCAGAACGTCAACTGGATTGCCAAGGCGGAAAAGCTCGGCAAATACAAGGTGCGCCTTACCACCAAAGGGGTCTTCCCGGCGGCCATCGAATACCTGGCGGGTCCGGTCGTCATACACCCTGCCAAATACTACAAGGAAGTCGGCCCCCAGGGCATGAACGCCAAGCCGGTCGGCACTGGGCCTTACATGGTGTCGCAATACACGCCGGGCAAATCCATTACGCTGGTGCGCAATCCGCATTATTTCGCCGATTCGCCCAAGGCCCATGCCAAGATAGGAAAAATTGAAATCCGTTTCATCCCGGACCGCCAGACCCAGATGGCCGAAGCCCTGTCCTCGGGCGTGGATTTCATCATGTATGTGCCTAAAGACCAGGCTGAGCAGGCCGCCCAGGTACCAACGCTGCAAGTCGTCAGCGGTGAAACCATGCGTATTTCGTTCCTGCAAATGAACATGCAGGATGGCGCCCCGGCAGCCAAGGAACTGAAAGACATCCGTGTACGCAAAGCGATCATTCACGCAATCGACCGCGAAACCATCGCCAAGAACATCGTCGGCGCCGGCTCGCGCGTACTCAACACCATGTGCTTCCCGTCGCAGTTCGGCTGCACCGACGAGGGTGCGCCGCGCTACACCTACGATCCGGCATTGTCCAAAAAGCTGCTGGCCGAGGCGGGCTTTCCCAACGGATTCAATATCAGCATCCTCGCCTACCGGGAGCGCAGCCAGGTTGAAGCCATCATCAACTACCTGCAAGCCGTGGGCATCAAGGCCAAGCTGAACTTCCTGCAGTACGCGGCCATGCGCGACATGAATCGCGCCAATAAGTCCGAACTCATCAATCAAACCTGGGGCTCCTTCTCGGTCAACGACGTGTCCGCTTCCACGCCCGTCTTCTATGGCGGTGGCAAAGACGACGTCACACAAGACAAACAGGTCAAGGAATGGCTCGACAAAGGGAATAATTCGGTCGATCCCCAGGTCCGCAAAGACGCCTATAAAAAGGCGCTGACCCGCATCGCCGATCAGGCCTACGGCGTTCCGCTGTGGTCTCTGCCGGTGTATTACGTGGCGAACAAGGACTTGTCGTTCAAGGCTTACCCCGATGAACTGGTTCGCTTCTGGGAAATGAGCTGGAAGTAAATGGCGCACGCCAGGGGCATCCACAAGGGTGCCCCGGCAATGGCATGGCGCTTCCCACCTGTCGGGCATCCACAAGGGCCGCCCCTGCAAACGAAGGAGTTGCGGATTAGTAAAGACCGTCTTGGAAATCAAGGAATCACGATGTAGGGGCGCCCCTTGTGGGCGCCCTGCTTCAAAAGGCAGTACGGAGAACTAGAAACATGTTTGCATACATCCTGAAACGGCTGGCACTGGCAATACTGGTGGGGCTGACCGTATCGATCATCGCCTTCCTGCTGTTGCGCCTGTCGGGCGACCCGGCCCTGGCAATTGCCGGTGAAGGTGCGCGGCAGGCCGATATCGACCTGATACGCCATACCTACGGCTTTGACCGGCCCTTGCCCATACAGTACCTGGATTGGCTGGGCAAAATACTGCACGGCGATTTCGGCAATTCGATCTATTTCAAGACGCCCGCCGGTCCGCTCATATTCGAGAAGCTGCAAACCACACTGATTCTCGGCGTCGCCGCCCTGGCCGTGGCCCTGTCCATTTCAATCCCGCTGGGAGTTCTGGCCGCCATTTACAAAAACAGCTGGATAGACCGGCTTTGCCTGGCCATCGCTGTGGTGGGCCAGGCCCTGCCCAATTTCTTCTTTGCATTGCTCCTGATCATGCTCTTCTCGATATCGCTGCGCATCCTGCCTGTATCGGGCAGCGGTACCTGGCAGCATTTCGTCATGCCCGCCGTCGCACTGGGCTATTACGTTGCACCGGCCTTCATGCGCCTGATCCGCGCCGGCATGATCGAAGTGCTCGAGGCCGACTACATCCGGACCGCCCGCGCCAAAGGGCTGTCGACAGGCAGCGTCATTTTCAAGCACGCGCTGCGCAACGCGGTCGTACCGGTCGTGGCGCTCACTGCCGTACAGCTGGGTTTCCTGCTGGGCGGCTCAGTCGTCGTCGAGACCATCTTCGCTCTGGATGGGCTAGGCTATCTGGCCTACCAGAGCATCACCTACAAGGACTTCCCGGTCATGCAACTGATCGTTCTCCTGCTATCGGTGATTTACGTGGTGCTGACTCTGGCGTCCGATATCGCCAACGCCTGGCTTGATCCACGCATCCGGGTAGCCTGACCATGAGCACAAGCACCTTGCTCGACGTCCCTGTGAGCCTTGCCGCCGCCCCAACCTCCACCAAAGGGTTCTGGCGCCGGGCCTGGCGCAACAAGGCCTTTACCGTTGGCGGCGGCCTGCTGCTGCTGATTTTCCTGATCGCCGTTTTCGCTCCATGGCTGTCGCCGCACGACCCCTATTCACAGGATCTGATTCATCGAACCGTGCCTCCGGTCTGGTACGCCAAAGGAAGTTGGCTGCACCCCCTGGGCACCGACCCCCTCGGCCGCGACTATCTTTCCCGCCTGTTTTACGGCGCACGTATTTCACTGCTGATCGGCGCCAGCGTGGCGCTGATCTCCGGCCTTATCGGCACGACCATAGGCATGCTGGCCGGATACTTCGGCGGCAAGATGGATATGTTCGTCTCGTTCCTGGTTACTACCCGTCTGTCGATGCCGGTGATCCTGGTGGCGCTGGCCACCGTGGCCATAGTCGGCAGCTCCTTGTGGGTCGTCATCATCGTGCTCGGCCTGCTCAAATGGGACCGGTTTGCCGTGGTCATGCGCAGCGCCACGCAGCAAGTGTGC
This genomic window contains:
- a CDS encoding DUF2141 domain-containing protein: MRRNSVFWSFGRTASRVRLPILLFALCWPSIVLAAKLTVEVSGLHNVQGKVAVAVFASAEGFPKDDSKAIRRAMLPIDGASHSAKTVFSDIAPGTYAIAAFHDDNNSGKLETNFFGVPKKGYGFSNNPRPKMRAANFDEARFTVPAEGASVGIQLQY
- a CDS encoding amidohydrolase; the protein is METKPANSAQMPDQACDAHIHIYDKRFPKRAAGLEPPRFLGVPEYKLLQHKLGLKRVVVVAPGIYGTDNRATLHAIAELGEKDARGIAVVHPDVADSELDTLHAGGIRGIRFTLFNPATAVTTFDMIEPLARRVQRLGWHLQLHLLPGQIVEHAAMLKRLPGTLVFDHMLRLHGEAGSTHEALDVVAGLVARGNTWIKLSGAYLNSGKDGYSDTVATAQALIRLSPQRMVWGSDWPHPTEKGNGPDDIALLNLLTQWAPDETVRNRILVENPAELYGF
- a CDS encoding AI-2E family transporter gives rise to the protein MENSNLYFRSFLILLLAVTVAFVWVLLPYYGAIFWGVILAIVFTPLHRRLLARMHKRPSLAALTTVLIIILIVIIPMILITGVLLKEGAIIYKQISSGDLNLGNYFEQIVNVLPASVHDTLTRLGISDIFSLQEKLSAAALQGSKFLATQAVSVGQHTFEFLIGMGVMLYLLFFLLRDGAQLARQSKLLIPLSDDHQRHLYRKFATVVRATVKGNIVVAATQGALGGLIFWFLGIQGALLWGVLMAFLSLLPAIGAALVWAPVAIYFLVTGAIWQGVVLTLFCVLVIGLVDNILRPQLVGKDTKMPDYVILISTLGGITVFGLNGFVIGPLCAALFIACWDLFPAAIALNREE
- a CDS encoding MAPEG family protein; the protein is MKMIAWLMLAAALLPVVAAMISKGGGKGYDNNNPRPWLERQQGWRARANAAQINLFEGLPFFYAAVLFALHANVDPVYLGKLMLAWVIVRLVYLGLYIGGYGALRSLVWGVGIAVNIVILFSAV
- a CDS encoding ATP-binding protein, with amino-acid sequence MDGFKGRLKRSIQLRLSFWLLLAILAVALIAGVFSFAAAFNEAQELQDDTLRQIAALFDRRHLPDAHLGDRGRLPGSNEESRVIVQYLSGNAANGNSADANPSPALPASLIDGLQTVKIKGEPHRVLVKTLATGERIAVAQETGIRDEIARDSALRTLMPLLILMPLLLLVVAALVRSMFRPIAALSVEIEQRSEQELHPLAPDKLPTEIRPFVVAINQLLHRVSQSMEAQRRFVADAAHELRSPLTALSLQAERLADAEMPDAARERVATLRRGIERGRNLLDQLLTLARVQSEPVKPVAAVPVERIYRRVLEDLMPLATAKNIDIGVEGTAEAEILANEIDLITIVRNLVDNAIRYTPDGGRIDLSEYVSEGKVVLQVRDSGPGISPEERSRIFDPFYRIAGNGAIGSGLGLSIVQTIAGRIGAQVHIGYSDEAAQTGTCVTVTIQSFA
- a CDS encoding carotenoid oxygenase family protein, with the translated sequence MTHSENTDTSPAWLSGLASSMTVEHDYYAQVEGQLPAALQGTLYRNGPGRFDLGGVRKQHLLDGDGMIQAFDFQDGRVRYRNRFVRTEKYLAEEQAGHLSLPTWTTRAPGGVLKNMGNRIKSQAGVTAVVKHGCLYAFDEVGLPYGLDLQTLDTLGEQQLGPPGTHIDYKAHTKTDPKTGAWLLLGIENGPRMHLHLAEHSVDGALLRHQRIAAPRSFYIHDWFATEHYALVLLHPVKLSLAKFLSGWASFTDSLQWKPELGNLLLVIDREGIKAPIVLETSACFMWHSVNAFEMKDSIIADFVGYDEPDHFLGSNAAFKAIMQKRQGEQNYSGTVRRYLINLEQKQITEDVLSQENHEFPIVNPRLACYRSRYGYFSTASHSTAFHNGLARLDLDTGKRDAVHLGGDYHLGEPIFVPDGVAADEPGWLLSLGLDGKSGHSFLGIFRAERLADGPVARVLLNHSTPLSFHGWWHRRPV